The Vespula vulgaris chromosome 2, iyVesVulg1.1, whole genome shotgun sequence genome has a segment encoding these proteins:
- the LOC127061525 gene encoding rho GTPase-activating protein 44-like isoform X2, which produces MKKQFFRVKQLADQTFSRAGKTEVLTDDLQAADKHVEQIRAALTGLSKRLGNPPNQAFAQEPAFKEKRLKKCPEYILGQTMLENATEDGLMGFTLLECGRAQMSLANETVEHEAKVEQYVAAPLQHILDTDIPNILKHKRNLARLILDMDSARTRYQQASKHNAGTGATKADSLREDLEEAESKVEQCRDQLAAEMFQLMSRETELAQTIIQYVKLQRAYHESALHCLEDLIPGLESYINNNEMKPVYGYPLEEHLRVTNRKIALPIQLCVSALLRLGMEEEGLFRVAGAASKSRRIKLSLDACCLTLSTALEYKDPHVIAGALKSYLRELPEPLLTFKLYPEWMAAAKITQNEVRLRALWEVLHKLPSANLENLRFLIKFLAVLSKNQDINKMSPQNIAIVIGPNLIWSPQEDVNTIVMNMSTTSISSLIVDQLITYADWFFPGEIDFDRDLEIGIVNGLEPQVIGMRRCVSNSSLSDHGESPPQGSPKPAARRKNKPAPTPPSGTTPDKNDKRCDDKPPPAPDKPPRPLMSATLNRATYKAQKHEVNTELLTRHENNVEKAEKNSEIEIKHIGFEGIIAQVDIQPADNCENVSEINTSQSELAKNNIDTEKYKLDTLNAELQKSEKRNVPVSLDKTISSVENIQNKSSVDIDNSDVSSSRPKPLPTEKPAPSTLERRRPVAAPRNITNITHNTDDTVELRKKSDSNSITNLNVGDRGSKPAIPERPAGLVRPSSLIRQQPRQSNENLDTESGPLTLERAHMYSVDKQQRSPSVGSRPSSMSLYGERPEKPARPDVPDQAKAHARTKSEGNIIDVQTQTETVVVLKSPQQPVPASPRFHQRPPRPQPPPPPPPSTRPKSEQESTNL; this is translated from the exons ATGAAGAAACAGTTTTTTAGGGTGAAACAGCTCGCCGATCAAACTTTTTCTAG agCTGGCAAAACAGAAGTGCTTACGGATGATTTGCAAGCTGCAGACAAACATGTAGAACAGATTAGAGCAGCTCTTACTGGGTTAAGTAAAAGACTTGGTAATCCACCTAATCAAGCATTCGCACAGGAACCTGCATTTAAGGAGAAACGTTTG aaaaaatgtcCCGAGTATATACTCGGACAAACGATGTTGGAAAATGCAACAGAGGATGGCCTTATGGGTTTTACTCTTTTAGAATGTGGAAGGGCACAGATGTCATTAGCTAATGAAACGGTAGAACACGAAGCAAAGGTAGAACAATATGTTGCAGCTCCATTACAACATATTTTAGATACTGACATTCCAAATATATTGAAACATAAGAGAAATTTGGCACGATTAATTTTGGACATGGACAGTGCAAGAACGCGCTATCAACAAGCTAGCAAGCATAATGCTg gaACTGGTGCAACAAAAGCAGACAGTTTAAGAGAAGATTTAGAAGAGGCAGAATCTAAAGTTGAACAATGTAGGGATCAGCTAGCTGCAGAAATGTTTCAATTAATGTCAAGAGAAACAGAATTAGCACAGACTATCATACAATATGTCAAACTGCAAAGAGCATATCATGAAAGTGCTTTACACTGTCTTGAAGATCTTATTCCTGGATTAGAAAGTTATATCA ataataatgaaatgaaaccAGTTTATGGTTATCCTCTTGAAGAACATCTTAGAGTAACGAATAGGAAAATAGCATTACCTATACAATTGTGCGTATCTGCATTACTGCGTTTAGGTATGGAAGAAGAAGGTTTATTTAGAGTAGCTGGTGCTGCATCTAAATCTCGTAGAATTAAGCTGAGTTTAGATGCATGCTGTTTGACTTTATCAACAGCTTTAGAATACAAAGATCCTCACGTTATAGCTGGTGCATTGAAGTCTTATTTACGTGAACTTCCAGAAcctttattaacatttaa gTTGTATCCTGAATGGATGGCTGCTGCTAAAATAACACAAAATGAAGTTAGATTACGTGCGCTCTGGGAAGTGCTGCACAAGCTCCCATCTGCAAACTTAGAAAATTTGcgatttctaattaaattcttAGCAGTATTGAGCAAAAACCAGGATATCAATAAAATGTCACCTCAAAACATAGCAATCGTAATTGGTCCTAACTTGATTTGGAGCCCACAAGAGGATGTAAATACAATAGT AATGAATATGAGTACTACAAGTATCTCTAGTCTTATCGTGGATCAGTTGATAACATATGCAGATTGGTTCTTCCCAGGTGAAATAGATTTTGATCGTGACTTAGAAATTGGAATAGTCAATGGCTTGGAACCGCAGGTGATTGGTATGCGTCGTTGTGTTTCAAACAGTAGTTTGAGTGATCACGGTGAAAGTCCACCACAGGGCAGTCCAAAGCCTGCGGCTCGTCGAAAAAACAAGCCAGCACCAACACCGCCAAGTGGTACAACACcggataaaaatgataaaaggtGCGATGATAAACCACCTCCAGCTCCAGATAAACCACCTAGACCTTTAATGTCAGCTACACTTAACCGGGCAACATACAAGGCACAAAAGCACGAAGTAAATACAGAGTTACTGACCAGACATGAAAATAACGTAGAAAAAGCtgaaaaaaattcagaaatagaaataaaacatataggTTTTGAAGGAATAATAGCTCAGGTTGATATTCAACCTGCAGACAACTGCGAAAACGTTTCTGAAATTAATACTTCACAGTCTGAATTGGCtaagaataatattgataCAGAAAAGTATAAACTAGATACGTTAAATGCAGAGTTGCAAAagtctgaaaaaagaaatgttcctGTTTCTCTTGATAAAACTATAAGTAGCGTAGAAAACATTCAAAACAAGTCATCTGTAGATATTGACAATTCGGATGTTTCTTCATCAAGACCTAAGCCATTACCAACAGAAAAACCTGCTCCATCCACGTTAGAAAGGAGAAGGCCAGTTGCTGCTCCtagaaatattacaaacatAACGCATAATACAG ATGATACAGTCGAATTACGTAAGAAGTCTGATAGCAACAGTATAACGAATTTAAATGTAGGAGACAGAGGTAGTAAACCAGCAATTCCAGAACGACCTGCTGGGTTGGTTCGTCCATCAAGCCTTATAAGACAACAGCCGCGTCaaagtaatgaaaatttaGACACCGAGTCAGGA CCCCTTACTTTGGAAAGGGCACACATGTACTCTGTGGACAAGCAACAG AGAAGTCCTAGTGTGGGTAGTCGACCTTCGTCTATGTCTTTGTATGGTGAACGACCAGAGAAACCTGCAAGACCAGATGTCCCAGACCAGGCAAAGGCACATGCAAGGACTAAATCTGAAGGCAACATTATTGATGTTCAAACACAAACAGAGACTGTAGTTGTGCTTAAGTCACCACAACAACCTGTTCCAGCATCCCCAAGATTTCATCAAAGGCCTCCTAGGCCACAACCGCCACCACCTCCGCCTCCCTCGACTCGGCCTAAATCCGAACAGGAGAGTACTAATCTCTAA
- the LOC127061556 gene encoding histone-arginine methyltransferase METTL23 isoform X2 yields the protein MPGLEGSISLDTSPPTHGLMSDGIASEQVKKFLFRSRKIHESVQNDESLEIYIPELLQANYSYYTWPSAPVLAWFLWEHREELIGKRVLELGSGTALPGILASKCGAVVTLSDSANLPRSLQHIKRSCELNGILSQVRIVGITWGLFLSSLFTIGPLDLILGSDCFYEPTLFEDIVVTVAFLLEKNPNAKFLCTYQERSADWSIEHLLTKWGLTCNQISLSTLGTDSDINIHELMQDHTIHLLDIQKAT from the exons ATGCCAGGTTTAGAAGGAAGTATTTCGCTCGATACGAGTCCACCCACGCACGGCCTAATGTCCGATGGAATCGCTTCTgaacaagtaaaaaaatttctcttccgATCGCGAAAAATACACGAGAGTGTACAGAACGACGAAagtttagaaatttatataccgGAG tTACTGCAAGCAAATTACAGTTATTACACTTGGCCCTCTGCACCAGTTCTTGCCTGGTTTTTGTGGGAGCATAGAGAGGAGCTCATCGGAAAGAGAGTTTTGGAATTGGGTTCTGGTACTGCTCTTCCCGGTATTTTGGCCAGTAAATGCGGCGCTGTTGTAACTTTAAGCGACTCTGCTAATTTGCCAAGAAGCTTGCAACACATTAAAAGAAGCTGCGAATTAAATGGCATTTTATCTCAAGTTAGAATAGTCGGAATTACGTGGGGTTTATTTCTCTCTAGTTTATTTACCATCGGTCCATTAGATTTAATTCTTGGATCTGACTGTTTTTATGAACCTACGCTATTTGAAGATATAGTTGTCACCGTAGCTTTTCTGTTAGAAAAGAATCCAAATGCAAAATTTCTATGTACTTATCAAGAGCGTAGCGCCGACTGGTCTATCGAACATTTATTAACTAAGTGGGGTCTTACATGTAATCAAATATCACTTTCTACTCTTGGAACAGATTcggatattaatatacatgaaTTGATGCAAGATCACACTATCCACTTGCTAGATATACAAAAAGCTACTtga
- the LOC127061525 gene encoding rho GTPase-activating protein 44-like isoform X1 — translation MKKQFFRVKQLADQTFSRAGKTEVLTDDLQAADKHVEQIRAALTGLSKRLGNPPNQAFAQEPAFKEKRLKKCPEYILGQTMLENATEDGLMGFTLLECGRAQMSLANETVEHEAKVEQYVAAPLQHILDTDIPNILKHKRNLARLILDMDSARTRYQQASKHNAGTGATKADSLREDLEEAESKVEQCRDQLAAEMFQLMSRETELAQTIIQYVKLQRAYHESALHCLEDLIPGLESYINNNEMKPVYGYPLEEHLRVTNRKIALPIQLCVSALLRLGMEEEGLFRVAGAASKSRRIKLSLDACCLTLSTALEYKDPHVIAGALKSYLRELPEPLLTFKLYPEWMAAAKITQNEVRLRALWEVLHKLPSANLENLRFLIKFLAVLSKNQDINKMSPQNIAIVIGPNLIWSPQEDVNTIVMNMSTTSISSLIVDQLITYADWFFPGEIDFDRDLEIGIVNGLEPQVIGMRRCVSNSSLSDHGESPPQGSPKPAARRKNKPAPTPPSGTTPDKNDKRCDDKPPPAPDKPPRPLMSATLNRATYKAQKHEVNTELLTRHENNVEKAEKNSEIEIKHIGFEGIIAQVDIQPADNCENVSEINTSQSELAKNNIDTEKYKLDTLNAELQKSEKRNVPVSLDKTISSVENIQNKSSVDIDNSDVSSSRPKPLPTEKPAPSTLERRRPVAAPRNITNITHNTDDTVELRKKSDSNSITNLNVGDRGSKPAIPERPAGLVRPSSLIRQQPRQSNENLDTESGPLTLERAHMYSVDKQQVSIIQVRGNGNVFCNPGESNGNTASNLQRSPSVGSRPSSMSLYGERPEKPARPDVPDQAKAHARTKSEGNIIDVQTQTETVVVLKSPQQPVPASPRFHQRPPRPQPPPPPPPSTRPKSEQESTNL, via the exons ATGAAGAAACAGTTTTTTAGGGTGAAACAGCTCGCCGATCAAACTTTTTCTAG agCTGGCAAAACAGAAGTGCTTACGGATGATTTGCAAGCTGCAGACAAACATGTAGAACAGATTAGAGCAGCTCTTACTGGGTTAAGTAAAAGACTTGGTAATCCACCTAATCAAGCATTCGCACAGGAACCTGCATTTAAGGAGAAACGTTTG aaaaaatgtcCCGAGTATATACTCGGACAAACGATGTTGGAAAATGCAACAGAGGATGGCCTTATGGGTTTTACTCTTTTAGAATGTGGAAGGGCACAGATGTCATTAGCTAATGAAACGGTAGAACACGAAGCAAAGGTAGAACAATATGTTGCAGCTCCATTACAACATATTTTAGATACTGACATTCCAAATATATTGAAACATAAGAGAAATTTGGCACGATTAATTTTGGACATGGACAGTGCAAGAACGCGCTATCAACAAGCTAGCAAGCATAATGCTg gaACTGGTGCAACAAAAGCAGACAGTTTAAGAGAAGATTTAGAAGAGGCAGAATCTAAAGTTGAACAATGTAGGGATCAGCTAGCTGCAGAAATGTTTCAATTAATGTCAAGAGAAACAGAATTAGCACAGACTATCATACAATATGTCAAACTGCAAAGAGCATATCATGAAAGTGCTTTACACTGTCTTGAAGATCTTATTCCTGGATTAGAAAGTTATATCA ataataatgaaatgaaaccAGTTTATGGTTATCCTCTTGAAGAACATCTTAGAGTAACGAATAGGAAAATAGCATTACCTATACAATTGTGCGTATCTGCATTACTGCGTTTAGGTATGGAAGAAGAAGGTTTATTTAGAGTAGCTGGTGCTGCATCTAAATCTCGTAGAATTAAGCTGAGTTTAGATGCATGCTGTTTGACTTTATCAACAGCTTTAGAATACAAAGATCCTCACGTTATAGCTGGTGCATTGAAGTCTTATTTACGTGAACTTCCAGAAcctttattaacatttaa gTTGTATCCTGAATGGATGGCTGCTGCTAAAATAACACAAAATGAAGTTAGATTACGTGCGCTCTGGGAAGTGCTGCACAAGCTCCCATCTGCAAACTTAGAAAATTTGcgatttctaattaaattcttAGCAGTATTGAGCAAAAACCAGGATATCAATAAAATGTCACCTCAAAACATAGCAATCGTAATTGGTCCTAACTTGATTTGGAGCCCACAAGAGGATGTAAATACAATAGT AATGAATATGAGTACTACAAGTATCTCTAGTCTTATCGTGGATCAGTTGATAACATATGCAGATTGGTTCTTCCCAGGTGAAATAGATTTTGATCGTGACTTAGAAATTGGAATAGTCAATGGCTTGGAACCGCAGGTGATTGGTATGCGTCGTTGTGTTTCAAACAGTAGTTTGAGTGATCACGGTGAAAGTCCACCACAGGGCAGTCCAAAGCCTGCGGCTCGTCGAAAAAACAAGCCAGCACCAACACCGCCAAGTGGTACAACACcggataaaaatgataaaaggtGCGATGATAAACCACCTCCAGCTCCAGATAAACCACCTAGACCTTTAATGTCAGCTACACTTAACCGGGCAACATACAAGGCACAAAAGCACGAAGTAAATACAGAGTTACTGACCAGACATGAAAATAACGTAGAAAAAGCtgaaaaaaattcagaaatagaaataaaacatataggTTTTGAAGGAATAATAGCTCAGGTTGATATTCAACCTGCAGACAACTGCGAAAACGTTTCTGAAATTAATACTTCACAGTCTGAATTGGCtaagaataatattgataCAGAAAAGTATAAACTAGATACGTTAAATGCAGAGTTGCAAAagtctgaaaaaagaaatgttcctGTTTCTCTTGATAAAACTATAAGTAGCGTAGAAAACATTCAAAACAAGTCATCTGTAGATATTGACAATTCGGATGTTTCTTCATCAAGACCTAAGCCATTACCAACAGAAAAACCTGCTCCATCCACGTTAGAAAGGAGAAGGCCAGTTGCTGCTCCtagaaatattacaaacatAACGCATAATACAG ATGATACAGTCGAATTACGTAAGAAGTCTGATAGCAACAGTATAACGAATTTAAATGTAGGAGACAGAGGTAGTAAACCAGCAATTCCAGAACGACCTGCTGGGTTGGTTCGTCCATCAAGCCTTATAAGACAACAGCCGCGTCaaagtaatgaaaatttaGACACCGAGTCAGGA CCCCTTACTTTGGAAAGGGCACACATGTACTCTGTGGACAAGCAACAGGTCAGTATAATACAAGTGCGTGGAAATGGCAATGTGTTCTGCAATCCAGGAGAGAGCAATGGCAACACAGCTTCGAACTTGCAGAGAAGTCCTAGTGTGGGTAGTCGACCTTCGTCTATGTCTTTGTATGGTGAACGACCAGAGAAACCTGCAAGACCAGATGTCCCAGACCAGGCAAAGGCACATGCAAGGACTAAATCTGAAGGCAACATTATTGATGTTCAAACACAAACAGAGACTGTAGTTGTGCTTAAGTCACCACAACAACCTGTTCCAGCATCCCCAAGATTTCATCAAAGGCCTCCTAGGCCACAACCGCCACCACCTCCGCCTCCCTCGACTCGGCCTAAATCCGAACAGGAGAGTACTAATCTCTAA
- the LOC127061559 gene encoding acyl-CoA-binding domain-containing protein 6 → MAENNDFDITDLEKTFDKATKYVQTVASELDSEQLLNLYSLYKQATVGPCNIPKPNWYQVQAKQKWEAWKSLGEMDQETAMNNYICALTKINPTWETDVATESRAWTTVSRLPNTEKELLDTDKTFLDWVKEGHKEKVQEILLKNSTLTNILDEDGLLPIHWAADRGHVAIIEYLIQHGANVNSRDIDGQTPLHYAASCGHVDVIRYLLSMGAESMEDNDGMKPKDVADEKVVAIL, encoded by the coding sequence ATGgctgaaaataatgatttcgATATAACTGATCTAGAAAAAACATTTGACAAAGCAACAAAGTATGTACAAACCGTAGCATCAGAACTAGATTCTGAACAACTACTTAATTTATATAGTCTATACAAACAAGCTACCGTTGGACCTTGTAACATTCCCAAACCGAATTGGTATCAAGTGCAAGCGAAGCAAAAATGGGAAGCATGGAAAAGTCTTGGTGAAATGGATCAGGAAACTgcaatgaataattatatatgtgcgtTAACCAAAATAAATCCTACTTGGGAAACAGATGTGGCAACGGAATCCCGTGCGTGGACCACAGTTAGTAGATTGCCtaatacagagaaagagttacTTGATACAGATAAAACATTTCTTGATTGGGTAAAAGAAGGTCATAAAGAGAAAGTACAAGAAATTTTACTAAAAAATTCTACATTGACAAATATATTGGATGAAGATGGTTTGTTACCGATACACTGGGCAGCAGATCGCGGACACGTTGCAATCATTGAATACTTAATTCAACACGGTGCAAATGTTAACTCCAGAGATATTGATGGTCAAACACCTTTACATTATGCAGCATCATGCGGACATGTAGATGTAATCAGATATTTACTTTCCATGGGGGCTGAATCTATGGAAGATAACGATGGTATGAAACCAAAAGATGTTGCAGATGAAAAAGTGGTAGctattctttaa
- the LOC127061556 gene encoding histone-arginine methyltransferase METTL23 isoform X1 gives MPGLEGSISLDTSPPTHGLMSDGIASEQVKKFLFRSRKIHESVQNDESLEIYIPEVRNSFPNENFYRYYIDDINKFLFRYRYYVLCLVRTLLQANYSYYTWPSAPVLAWFLWEHREELIGKRVLELGSGTALPGILASKCGAVVTLSDSANLPRSLQHIKRSCELNGILSQVRIVGITWGLFLSSLFTIGPLDLILGSDCFYEPTLFEDIVVTVAFLLEKNPNAKFLCTYQERSADWSIEHLLTKWGLTCNQISLSTLGTDSDINIHELMQDHTIHLLDIQKAT, from the exons ATGCCAGGTTTAGAAGGAAGTATTTCGCTCGATACGAGTCCACCCACGCACGGCCTAATGTCCGATGGAATCGCTTCTgaacaagtaaaaaaatttctcttccgATCGCGAAAAATACACGAGAGTGTACAGAACGACGAAagtttagaaatttatataccgGAGGTAAGAAATTCCTTTCCCAATGAGaatttctatcgatattatatcgatgatattaataaatttctttttcgctaCCGGTATTACGTACTTTGTTTGGTTAGAACG tTACTGCAAGCAAATTACAGTTATTACACTTGGCCCTCTGCACCAGTTCTTGCCTGGTTTTTGTGGGAGCATAGAGAGGAGCTCATCGGAAAGAGAGTTTTGGAATTGGGTTCTGGTACTGCTCTTCCCGGTATTTTGGCCAGTAAATGCGGCGCTGTTGTAACTTTAAGCGACTCTGCTAATTTGCCAAGAAGCTTGCAACACATTAAAAGAAGCTGCGAATTAAATGGCATTTTATCTCAAGTTAGAATAGTCGGAATTACGTGGGGTTTATTTCTCTCTAGTTTATTTACCATCGGTCCATTAGATTTAATTCTTGGATCTGACTGTTTTTATGAACCTACGCTATTTGAAGATATAGTTGTCACCGTAGCTTTTCTGTTAGAAAAGAATCCAAATGCAAAATTTCTATGTACTTATCAAGAGCGTAGCGCCGACTGGTCTATCGAACATTTATTAACTAAGTGGGGTCTTACATGTAATCAAATATCACTTTCTACTCTTGGAACAGATTcggatattaatatacatgaaTTGATGCAAGATCACACTATCCACTTGCTAGATATACAAAAAGCTACTtga
- the LOC127061525 gene encoding rho GTPase-activating protein 44-like isoform X3, whose translation MKKQFFRVKQLADQTFSRAGKTEVLTDDLQAADKHVEQIRAALTGLSKRLGNPPNQAFAQEPAFKEKRLKKCPEYILGQTMLENATEDGLMGFTLLECGRAQMSLANETVEHEAKVEQYVAAPLQHILDTDIPNILKHKRNLARLILDMDSARTRYQQASKHNAGTGATKADSLREDLEEAESKVEQCRDQLAAEMFQLMSRETELAQTIIQYVKLQRAYHESALHCLEDLIPGLESYINNNEMKPVYGYPLEEHLRVTNRKIALPIQLCVSALLRLGMEEEGLFRVAGAASKSRRIKLSLDACCLTLSTALEYKDPHVIAGALKSYLRELPEPLLTFKLYPEWMAAAKITQNEVRLRALWEVLHKLPSANLENLRFLIKFLAVLSKNQDINKMSPQNIAIVIGPNLIWSPQEDVNTIVMNMSTTSISSLIVDQLITYADWFFPGEIDFDRDLEIGIVNGLEPQVIGMRRCVSNSSLSDHGESPPQGSPKPAARRKNKPAPTPPSGTTPDKNDKRCDDKPPPAPDKPPRPLMSATLNRATYKAQKHEVNTELLTRHENNVEKAEKNSEIEIKHIGFEGIIAQVDIQPADNCENVSEINTSQSELAKNNIDTEKYKLDTLNAELQKSEKRNVPVSLDKTISSVENIQNKSSVDIDNSDVSSSRPKPLPTEKPAPSTLERRRPVAAPRNITNITHNTDDTVELRKKSDSNSITNLNVGDRGSKPAIPERPAGLVRPSSLIRQQPRQSNENLDTESGIEWLIWWTKFAIFL comes from the exons ATGAAGAAACAGTTTTTTAGGGTGAAACAGCTCGCCGATCAAACTTTTTCTAG agCTGGCAAAACAGAAGTGCTTACGGATGATTTGCAAGCTGCAGACAAACATGTAGAACAGATTAGAGCAGCTCTTACTGGGTTAAGTAAAAGACTTGGTAATCCACCTAATCAAGCATTCGCACAGGAACCTGCATTTAAGGAGAAACGTTTG aaaaaatgtcCCGAGTATATACTCGGACAAACGATGTTGGAAAATGCAACAGAGGATGGCCTTATGGGTTTTACTCTTTTAGAATGTGGAAGGGCACAGATGTCATTAGCTAATGAAACGGTAGAACACGAAGCAAAGGTAGAACAATATGTTGCAGCTCCATTACAACATATTTTAGATACTGACATTCCAAATATATTGAAACATAAGAGAAATTTGGCACGATTAATTTTGGACATGGACAGTGCAAGAACGCGCTATCAACAAGCTAGCAAGCATAATGCTg gaACTGGTGCAACAAAAGCAGACAGTTTAAGAGAAGATTTAGAAGAGGCAGAATCTAAAGTTGAACAATGTAGGGATCAGCTAGCTGCAGAAATGTTTCAATTAATGTCAAGAGAAACAGAATTAGCACAGACTATCATACAATATGTCAAACTGCAAAGAGCATATCATGAAAGTGCTTTACACTGTCTTGAAGATCTTATTCCTGGATTAGAAAGTTATATCA ataataatgaaatgaaaccAGTTTATGGTTATCCTCTTGAAGAACATCTTAGAGTAACGAATAGGAAAATAGCATTACCTATACAATTGTGCGTATCTGCATTACTGCGTTTAGGTATGGAAGAAGAAGGTTTATTTAGAGTAGCTGGTGCTGCATCTAAATCTCGTAGAATTAAGCTGAGTTTAGATGCATGCTGTTTGACTTTATCAACAGCTTTAGAATACAAAGATCCTCACGTTATAGCTGGTGCATTGAAGTCTTATTTACGTGAACTTCCAGAAcctttattaacatttaa gTTGTATCCTGAATGGATGGCTGCTGCTAAAATAACACAAAATGAAGTTAGATTACGTGCGCTCTGGGAAGTGCTGCACAAGCTCCCATCTGCAAACTTAGAAAATTTGcgatttctaattaaattcttAGCAGTATTGAGCAAAAACCAGGATATCAATAAAATGTCACCTCAAAACATAGCAATCGTAATTGGTCCTAACTTGATTTGGAGCCCACAAGAGGATGTAAATACAATAGT AATGAATATGAGTACTACAAGTATCTCTAGTCTTATCGTGGATCAGTTGATAACATATGCAGATTGGTTCTTCCCAGGTGAAATAGATTTTGATCGTGACTTAGAAATTGGAATAGTCAATGGCTTGGAACCGCAGGTGATTGGTATGCGTCGTTGTGTTTCAAACAGTAGTTTGAGTGATCACGGTGAAAGTCCACCACAGGGCAGTCCAAAGCCTGCGGCTCGTCGAAAAAACAAGCCAGCACCAACACCGCCAAGTGGTACAACACcggataaaaatgataaaaggtGCGATGATAAACCACCTCCAGCTCCAGATAAACCACCTAGACCTTTAATGTCAGCTACACTTAACCGGGCAACATACAAGGCACAAAAGCACGAAGTAAATACAGAGTTACTGACCAGACATGAAAATAACGTAGAAAAAGCtgaaaaaaattcagaaatagaaataaaacatataggTTTTGAAGGAATAATAGCTCAGGTTGATATTCAACCTGCAGACAACTGCGAAAACGTTTCTGAAATTAATACTTCACAGTCTGAATTGGCtaagaataatattgataCAGAAAAGTATAAACTAGATACGTTAAATGCAGAGTTGCAAAagtctgaaaaaagaaatgttcctGTTTCTCTTGATAAAACTATAAGTAGCGTAGAAAACATTCAAAACAAGTCATCTGTAGATATTGACAATTCGGATGTTTCTTCATCAAGACCTAAGCCATTACCAACAGAAAAACCTGCTCCATCCACGTTAGAAAGGAGAAGGCCAGTTGCTGCTCCtagaaatattacaaacatAACGCATAATACAG ATGATACAGTCGAATTACGTAAGAAGTCTGATAGCAACAGTATAACGAATTTAAATGTAGGAGACAGAGGTAGTAAACCAGCAATTCCAGAACGACCTGCTGGGTTGGTTCGTCCATCAAGCCTTATAAGACAACAGCCGCGTCaaagtaatgaaaatttaGACACCGAGTCAGGA ATAGAGTGGTTAATTTGGTGGACAAAATTTGCCATTTTTCTGTAA